A stretch of Cryomorphaceae bacterium 1068 DNA encodes these proteins:
- the tuf gene encoding elongation factor Tu — MAKEQFDRSKPHLNIGTIGHVDHGKTTLTAAITTVLAGKGLSELKSFDSIDNAPEEKERGITINTSHVEYQTANRHYAHVDCPGHADYVKNMVTGAAQMDGAILVVAATDGPMPQTREHILLGRQVGVPRIVVFMNKVDMVDDEELLELVEMEVRELLSFYEYDGDNTPVIMGSALGALNGEEKWVKTVEELMDAVDSWIEIPPREIDKDFLMPVEDVFSITGRGTVATGRIETGVINSGDEVDIVGMQVEKLKSVVTGVEMFRKILNRGEAGDNVGLLLRGIDKAAIRRGMVISKPGSITPHTKFKAEIYVLKKEEGGRHTPFHDKYRPQFYFRTTDVTGEIILGEGREMVMPGDNVSIEVNLIVPVAMDKGLRFAIREGGRTVGAGQVTEIIE; from the coding sequence ATGGCTAAAGAACAATTTGATCGCTCCAAACCTCACCTTAACATAGGTACCATTGGTCACGTTGACCACGGTAAAACGACGTTGACTGCTGCGATCACCACAGTACTTGCAGGTAAAGGCCTGTCTGAATTGAAATCTTTCGATTCAATCGATAATGCTCCCGAAGAAAAGGAGCGTGGTATTACCATTAATACTTCACACGTTGAGTATCAGACGGCTAACCGTCACTACGCTCACGTTGACTGCCCGGGTCACGCCGATTACGTTAAGAACATGGTAACTGGAGCCGCTCAAATGGATGGTGCTATCTTGGTAGTTGCTGCCACTGACGGTCCTATGCCACAAACGCGTGAGCACATCCTTCTTGGTCGCCAAGTAGGTGTTCCACGTATTGTTGTTTTCATGAACAAAGTGGACATGGTAGATGACGAGGAGCTTCTGGAGCTAGTTGAAATGGAAGTGCGAGAGCTACTTTCTTTCTACGAGTATGACGGAGATAACACTCCTGTAATCATGGGATCTGCACTTGGTGCATTGAACGGAGAAGAGAAGTGGGTTAAGACCGTTGAAGAATTGATGGATGCTGTTGACAGTTGGATCGAAATTCCACCACGTGAAATTGATAAAGATTTCTTGATGCCTGTAGAGGATGTTTTCTCTATCACAGGGCGTGGAACTGTTGCTACAGGTCGTATCGAAACAGGAGTAATTAACTCCGGTGACGAGGTTGACATCGTAGGTATGCAGGTGGAGAAATTGAAATCAGTAGTTACTGGTGTTGAGATGTTCCGTAAAATCCTTAACAGAGGTGAAGCAGGAGATAACGTAGGATTGCTTCTACGTGGAATTGACAAAGCAGCTATCCGTCGAGGTATGGTTATCTCAAAGCCTGGTTCTATCACTCCTCACACTAAATTCAAAGCTGAAATTTACGTGTTGAAGAAAGAAGAAGGTGGACGTCATACTCCATTCCATGATAAATACCGTCCTCAGTTCTACTTCAGAACGACTGACGTAACAGGTGAAATCATTCTTGGCGAGGGCCGTGAAATGGTAATGCCTGGTGATAACGTATCTATCGAGGTAAACTTGATCGTACCTGTAGCGATGGACAAAGGTCTTCGCTTTGCAAT